Part of the Coriobacteriaceae bacterium genome is shown below.
GGCACATATCCTGCGCCGCGCGGTTTTCGCCATAAGGCCGCCACTCCCTTTGCCCCCGGCAAAGGGGGCGCTGTCCGCTGCGGCTTTTTTGAACGTGGCACGCACAGAATCGTTGCCGTGCCCGAGTGTCCTGTCGAGGCGCCGGGTGCCCGTCAGATTCTCAACGGCATCGCGCGCGAAGCTGAGCGGCTGCATATTCCCGCCTTTAATGAGGACAAGCATCTGGGGCTGCTTCGCTATGCCGTCGTCCGCTGCGGTTGGCGTACCGACCAGGTCATGGTCACGCTCGTGACCGCCCAGCGTGACTTACCGCATGCGCAGGAGTTCTTTGAGGCCGTCGCGGCGCTCGATCCGCATATCGTCACCGTCGCCCAAAATATCAATGGCCGTCCCGGTAACGCCATCTTGGGTGAGGAAACTCATATCGTCTATGGCGCCGAGTGCATGCGCGATCAGCTGCTCGGCTGCAACTTCGATATCTCCCCCACCGCGTTTTATCAGACCAACCCGCAGCAGACCGAACTGCTCTATCAGCTCGCTATCGACGGCATGGACCTGCGCCAGGGCGATGTGCTTATGGATGCCTACTGCGGCAGCGGCACCATCGGTCTTTGCGCAGCTAAAGATGCCCAGAGCAAGGGCATCGGCATCATGCTGCTCGGCGTGGAGCGCAACCCGGCGGGCATTGCCGACGCGCGCCGCAATGCCGAGCTCAACGGTCTTACCCGCAGCGCCTGGTTTATGGCCGACGATGCCACCGATTACATCCTAGATGCCGCCGACAACAACGAGCGCGTCGACGTCCTTTCCATCGACCCGCCGCGCGCCGGCTCCACCCCCGAGTTCCTCGAAGCTGCCTGCGCACTTAAGCCGCGCCGCATCACCTATATCAGCTGCAACCCCGTGACCCAAGAGCGCGACCTGCACCAGCTCCTCGACGGAGGCTATCGCCTGCTCAAGATCACGCCCGTCGACATGTTCCCCCACACCGACCATACCGAAACCGTAGCGGTCCTCGAACGCCGCTAATTCTCTGGCACAAGAAGGGGGCGGCCCGCCCGGGCCGCCCCCTTCACTTGGTTTATAAACTCCGCTACATCCCCTTGCGCAGGTCGCACACGCCAGCTGCCGCCATCTCGCGCAACAGCGTCTCGCGGTCGCGCGTCACGATCAAATCCAGCGGGAAGTGAATCTCGTCGAGCAACTTGCGGGCGTGATCGAGCTTGCCAATGGCCATACCAATGTGGGCATCGGTCGACACACCAATACCCACGCCCAGCTCGGCGCAGCGCTCGGCGATCTTGCGGCATACGGCCCAATGCTCAGTGTCGACACCGTGTTCAAGACTATGGTTGTTGATCTCGATGATCTTGTGCTTGGCCTTAGCCGCCAGCAGCACCTCGTCGATATCGAACGGCACGCCCGAGCGCCCCGCGTGGCCCAGCATGAACACCTTGGGGTGCTCCAGGGCATTGATATACATCTCGGTCGTCTGGGCCAGCGTCGCGCCTTCAGCGAGCTGCGGATTATGCACGCTTGCCACCAAATAATCCAAATTGCGCGTAACCAAATCGAACAGCGAATGCGGGCGGCTGTACGAATCGCCGGCGATATCGAGCGTGACAGGAGTGTCCTCGCCAAACAGGCTTCCGTCCAGTGAAACGATATCGGCCTCGGCACCACGCAACACCAGCACGCCGCTCCAAATGCGCGGCCAGATATCCTGGTTGATAAAGAACTGATAACTGCGCAGGTCATTAGGGCAAGCCGTAACCATAGAGCTCAGATGGTCGGCAGATCCGAGCACCTGCAGACCACGCTCTGCCGCCCAGTACACATTCTCCTCAATGGTCGAATATGCATGCGCAGAGAACATCGTATGGGTATGAATGTCACAAGAAAGCAGGTAGGGCATCGGGTCTCCTTATCTGGCACGGCCGTCGCTTATATTCATTGTACGCATAGCCTTCGATAGTCGTAAAACCACTCCATCCCAACGACACAACGTCCATGACAACGGGGTCCGGCTTAACACCAAACCCCGTTTCACGTAAAACATTGTAGGCAGAGCGCTTTACTTTTAACGATACTCGTCCGCCAACTGTTTCCAAGCGGGTAGCGAATTGATGATCGTTTCGCAACTCACGCAATAGCCCAGGCGGAACCAGCCCGGCATACCAAAGCTGTCCGAGGGAACCGCAAGCAACTCATACTTCTTTGCGCGCTCGCAAAACGCATTCGCATCGGGCTCGAGTGCCTTCACCCACAGGTAGAAAGCACCGTCCGGCTCAACATAGGTATAGCCGTAGTCCGCCAAGGCGTCGGTAAGCGCCGTGCGGTTGCGAGCATAGGCCTCGATATCGCTCGGCTCATCGATGCAATCGATAATCACGCGCTGGAAGAGCGCCGGTGCACATACAAAACCCAGCGTACGGGCAGCACCCGCAACAGCCGGCATCAGACGCGCAGCCTGCGGATTGGTGTTGGGAACCAAGATCCAGCCAACGCGCTCACCCGGCAGCGACAGCGACTTAGAATACGAGTAGCACACCACGGTGTTCTCGTAGATCGAGGGCACCCAAGGCACCTCGGCACCGTACACGATCTCGCGGTACGGCTCATCCGAGATGAGCATAATCGGATTCTCGGGATCACGCCGAGCGTTGGCCTCGCGCAGAACATTGGCCAGTCGCGTCAGCGTGTCGCGCGTATATACGGCACCGGTCGGGTTGTTGGGCGAGTCGATGATGACGGCCGCCGTCTTTTCGCTGATCGCCTTGAGCACGTTGTCCACGCTCAGCTGAAACGTGTCTTCATCGGCGAGCGCCTCGACACACGTGCAGCCGGCCTTCTCAATCCACACGCGATACTCCGGGAAGTACGGGGCGATAACAACAACCTCATCGCCCGGGTTCGTAACGGCGTTGAGCGCGCAGGTGAGCGAAGCCGCGGCACCCACCGTCATAAAGACGTCCTTGCCCTCATAGCTCGTGCCAAAGCGACGGTTGAGCGATTCGGCGACAGCTGCTCGACATTGCGGCAGGCCCGGTGCGGGAGTGTAGCCGTGCAGCTGGTCACTCGGCAGCTCCAAGGCCTTCTTAATGGACTCCGCCACGGCAGCGGGCGCCGGAACACTCGGGTTGCCCAGCGAAAAATCGAATACGTTTTCCGCACCGATCTGTGCCTTGCGCTCAAGACCATAGCTAAAGATCTCACGGATGATGGAGCTTTCCGCACCGCGAGCATACATAGTTTCGTTGATCATCTGTTCCCCTTTCGCATAGGCGCTATTGTACGCTTTAGTCGAGCAAAGTGCCGCAGCAATGTTAATTGGGTGTTGATTGGGGACAGACTTAAATGCGTGAAAACGCTCATTTAGTCTGTCCCCAATCAACAGATGGCCCCATATCGCTCAAAAGAAAAGGCCTCCGCAGGTTTCCCCGCGGAGGCTTTCACCACAAAGACTATTTGTCGTCGTCGGTGTCGGCACCGGCATTGACGGCACAGTCATCATCGGCAGTCTCGGATGCGACTTCGGCATCCTCCTGCATGGCCGCCTGCGCAAAAGCTGCGGCATCAGCCGCCAGCTCCTCCTCGCTCATGCGAGGCGCGCGCTTCTTGGTCGGCATGCCAGCCGCCTTGGCATTGCGCTCCTCCTTGGCCGCCAGGATATCGCCCTCGCGCTCAAGGTAGGCATCCCACTCGTTGTCGAGCAGGGCATTCACGGCGTCGCCTTCGACGGTCTCGCGCTCAAGCAGCACCTTCGCCATCAGATCAAGCTGATCGCGACGGGCATCCAGAATCTCGACCGCGCGGCGATGGGCCTCGCGCATAATGCGCTGGACCTCGATATCGATGCGACGCGCCGTCTCCTCGGAGTAATCCTGGTGATCGGCGTAATCGCGACCAAGGAACACCTGATGCTGCGCCTCGCCAAACACCTGCGTGCCCAACTCCTCGCTCATGCCCAGGCGCGTGACCATCTCGCGCGCCATCTTGGTCGCGCGCTCCAGGTCGTTGCTCGCGCCCGACGTGATGTCGTCGCACATGAGTTCCTCGGCAACGCGACCGCCCAAGAACACGGCAAGCTCATCGAGCATCTCGTTCTTGGTCTTGAGGAAGTGATCCTCCTGCGGAAGCTGCAACGTGTAGCCCAGAGCCTGGCCGCGGCTGACAATCGAAATCTTATGAACCGGATCGGAGTGCTCCAAGATGTGACCCACCAGGGCATGACCGCTCTCGTGGTAGGCAATCGTGGTGCGCTCGGCTTCGGTCATCACACGGCCCTTGCGTTGTGGTCCGGCAATCACGCGCTCCATCGACTCCTCGACCTCGTCCATCGAGATCACGGAACGATGACGGCGAGCGGCCAGCAGCGCAGACTCATTGAGCAGGTTCGCCAAATCGGCACCGGTAAAGCCAACGGTCATCTGGGCGAGCTTCTCAAACTTAACGTCCTCGTCCATCGGCTTGTTCTCGGCATGCACGCGCAAGATCTGCTCGCGGCCCTTTACGTCCGGACGGTCGACCGTGACCTGGCGGTCAAAACGACCGGGGCGCAGCAATGCCGGGTCCAGAATATCGGGACGGTTAGTTGCGGCGATCAGGATGACCGAGTCGCTTTCCTCAAAACCGTCCATCTCGACCAGCAGCTGGTTGAGCGTCTGCTCGCGCTCGTCGTGGCCGCCGCCCAGACCGGCTCCGCGCTGACGTCCCACGGCATCGATCTCGTCAATAAAGATGATCGACGGAGCCTGAGACTTGGCCTCCTTAAAGAGGTCGCGCACGCGGCTGGCACCGACACCCACGAACATCTCGACAAAGTCAGAACCAGAGATGCTAAAGAACGGCACGCCCGCCTCGCCGGCAACGGCCTTGGCCAGCAGCGTCTTACCGGTACCCGGAGGGCCCACCAGCAAAACGCCGCGCGGGATCTTGGCACCCAGTTTGCGATAGCGGTCCGGATCGCTTAGGAAGTCGCGGATCTCCTCGAGCTCCTCGACGGCCTCGTCCACGCCGGCCACGTCCTCGAACTTGACCTTGGGACGCGTAGCCTCGTTAGTCTTGGCGTTGGTCTTGCCAAACTGCATGTTCCTGTTATTGGCGCCCATCATCTGGCGCATAAAGTAGAACATGATGGCGATCAGGGCGATCGTCGGCAGCACGCTCATCGCCAAGTCGCCCCAAAAATCGGGGTCGTTGGTGTTGACGATATACTTGGTGTCGGGGTGCTCCGCCATAAGCTCGGCAAGCGAATCGGAGCCGACATAGGTCGAGGAAAAGCTCTTGAGCTCGCTCGTATCGCCCTTGTCCTTTTTTGTCTTCCAGTAATGACCCGCCACGCTTCCGTCTTGAACCGTATAGGTCAAATCTTCGACGCGATCCTGCTTAATGGCACTGACCATCTCGCTCGTCGCGAGCTTAACGGTATTGCTGGAGTTGGCAAAGCCGGAACCCATATTAAAGAAGGCATAGCCCAGAAGCGCGCAAGCCAAAAGAAAATACAGCCAGCCCGTACGCGTGGGCTTCTTGCCTCCGGGCATCCCCGGAATCTTTGGGTCCCGGGGAGTCTGGGGATTGTTGTCGTTACGGTCGTCGGGCATCTTACGAATAAACCTCCGGTTTCAAAATGCCCAGATACGGAAGGTTGCGATAGCGCTCGGCATAGTCGAGGCCGTAGCCCACCACAAAGGCATCGGGGCAATGGGTTCCAACATACTTGGGCGTGATGGCCGAGGTACGGTCCTCAACGTCCTTCCACAGGAAGGCAGCGACCTCCAGCGAAGCGGGCTTGCGGCTCTCGAGGTTCTTCATCAGGTACTTGAGGGTCAGGCCCGAGTCCAGAATGTCCTCGACGATCAGCACGTCGCGACCACGGATGTCGATATCCAGGTCCTTAATGATACGCACGATGCCCGAAGACTTCACACCGTCGCCATAGCTCGAAACAGCCATGAAATCGATGTTGGTCGGCAGCTCGATCTTGCGCATCAGGTCGCCCATAAAGACAACGGCGCCGCGCAGAACCGCGATCAACACCAGATCCTTACCAGCGTAGTCGCGCGTAATCTCCTCGCCCAGGCGAGAAACGATACCTTCGATATCCTCCTGCGTAAACAGAACCTTCTCGATATCCGGATGTTGAGAAGCCATGACAACCCTTTCTTGTGCTTAATCGCCCACACACCGCCGTATGGACGCGAACTACACATTCTAGCAGCGCACGGGGTATATTTTCCAGCCCGCGCATCATCAGCGCTGGAATACCGTCAACGCCGCACAGAAAAGCTGGTACGAGGGGCTAATCCGCGTCAACCACGCGAAGCAGATAGGCCACACGCGTCGCCGCCGTGCACTTAAAGCGTTCGTCCGCGCGAACTCCGGCGACCCACACCACGGCACCTCCCGGCGCCGTCCTCACCATGGGCACGCCGGCGCGCTCGGAAACGGGAATGCGAGCCTCTCCTAGCAAGTCGGATACCTTCTTGCTTCGGCCACTCATTCCTAACGGGCACATCACGTCTCCCGGTGCGGGACCGTCCACCCATAGGCGCGCCAATCGCGCCTCGGCAGGGATCTCGCCACGCGAGCCCGCCAGGATCCGCTCGCTATCGCTGTCGGCAAAACCCAGGGCAGCCGCGTCTACCAAAGCTGCCACTTCCCCGGCAGCCGCAAGCTCACGGGCGCGGCGCACGATATCGCATCCCGGTTCAACGGCCATCGGCTCTGCGACCAGCATACGTCCCCCGCCCAACGGCAAACGACCGGGTACGGTAACCCAGTCCGCGACCAGGCCCTCGCGAGCCACCGGAGCCTTAAACGCCAGCATGCCAAATTCGACGCGTGCGTCAATCCCCGCCGGAAGCGTGACCGAGCCTGCGCCCTCGGCAACGCAGGAAAGGACTCGCTCCACATGTCGCATCTCTGGACGAGCGTCCGGATCGATGCGTTTGATCGCCAGTCGCACGATGCGCCGCGCGATTACCACCTCGGCCGCAGCAAGGCGTCTGGCATCGAGCACTAGCGCACCCGCCGCCTCCTTGCGCAGGCAGCTTCGAAACGCCTGTGCCGACAGCTGGGATAGAAACGCATCTTCGTCACCAAGGATCTCGCAGGCGGCGCCAATCGTCTTGCACACGCTCGCATTACGCTGTGCCACCACTGGCATTACCCGATGGCGCACGTAGTTTCGCAGATACGAGATATCCTCATTGCTCTCGTCCTCACGCCACGGCTGACCATGTACCTGTAGATAGCCCACGAGCTCGCCATGAGTTAGGTCGAGCAAGGGGCGCACCACGATATTCCTCCGGTGAGGAATGCTCGATAGGCCAGCGGGCCCTGAACCCTTAATCGCGTTCATCAAAAACGTTTCCGCGCGATCCGAAGACGTGTGCGCGGTGCAGATACGAGCCGCCGTTCGCGGTGCCCCCGTCTGGGCGCAGAGCTCGCGAACATACCTCCGCGCCGCGGCATAGCGCACCTCGCGGGCCGCGGCCTCAATATTGCCCGACTCCCCATCAAAATAAGCGTGCTCCACGCACAGCGGTAAACCATATTTCGCGCAGAGCTCACGCACAAAGGCCTCGTCGCCATCGGACGCCTTGCCGCGCAGATGATGGTTTACATGCAGCACATGCAGGCGCTCGCGAGCAATGGGGGCAACACCGCGTCCGTCTTGGATATCCAGCTTTGATGTGCACGCCATAAGAAGCAGTGCCGTCGAGTCCGCGCCGCCTGATACCATGAGCACGACAGGAGCAGCCTGCTGCCTCGTCCGGGTCTCATCGACTGCCCCAGGCACGGCATGGTGTCCATAATGCTGAGATACCGTAGGCATTTGCTTCCTCCTCTATTCGTCCGCACCCATTGTATCCTTTGGAATCTTATGTCTCGTCTGCACCTTCATATCCTCGGCAGTGGCTCTAAAGGCAACTGCGCACTCATCGAGGGCCCGCAGGGGCTCATTATGGTCGATGACGGACTGTCTCGCCGCGAAACGCTCAAACGCATGGCGGAACTCGGACTGTCGGTAGACGACGTGTACGCCCTTGTTGTCACCCATGAACACAGCGACCACATCAAGGGGCTTGAGGTATGGTGCAAGCATTGGAATGGCCCAGTCTTTTCCAGCAGAGGAACGCTCACGTCCAAAGAAAGCCTCGCACATCTACCTGTCGAGGAATTCGACCCAGGTGACGCCCTCTCTATTGCCGGAGTCCACATTCAAACATATTCGACATCCCACGACGTCGTTAATCCCGTCGGCTACCGGTTTGACGCTCAGGGTGATTCAATTGGCTTTGCCACCGACACCGGCGAGTTGTCGAAGCATGCCATCGATACGCTCAAGGACTGTCGCATTCTCGCACTCGAAAGCAACCACGATGTAACCATGCTGCGTCAAGGCGACTATCCTCGCTTTCTT
Proteins encoded:
- the rlmD gene encoding 23S rRNA (uracil(1939)-C(5))-methyltransferase RlmD, whose product is MAESRAERKARRALIEAAEGSEEKKSSKKSKSSQDAKGKSAKGKAKAKRPGSRRSEDKASQTRSKRSHKDPVSPARKAVDPKSPCSIMKACGGCTALNRPYKKQLAAKQAVMEELFAALCEREGISVDPIRGMGVTLGDPGTYPAPRGFRHKAATPFAPGKGGAVRCGFFERGTHRIVAVPECPVEAPGARQILNGIAREAERLHIPAFNEDKHLGLLRYAVVRCGWRTDQVMVTLVTAQRDLPHAQEFFEAVAALDPHIVTVAQNINGRPGNAILGEETHIVYGAECMRDQLLGCNFDISPTAFYQTNPQQTELLYQLAIDGMDLRQGDVLMDAYCGSGTIGLCAAKDAQSKGIGIMLLGVERNPAGIADARRNAELNGLTRSAWFMADDATDYILDAADNNERVDVLSIDPPRAGSTPEFLEAACALKPRRITYISCNPVTQERDLHQLLDGGYRLLKITPVDMFPHTDHTETVAVLERR
- a CDS encoding phosphatase — protein: MPYLLSCDIHTHTMFSAHAYSTIEENVYWAAERGLQVLGSADHLSSMVTACPNDLRSYQFFINQDIWPRIWSGVLVLRGAEADIVSLDGSLFGEDTPVTLDIAGDSYSRPHSLFDLVTRNLDYLVASVHNPQLAEGATLAQTTEMYINALEHPKVFMLGHAGRSGVPFDIDEVLLAAKAKHKIIEINNHSLEHGVDTEHWAVCRKIAERCAELGVGIGVSTDAHIGMAIGKLDHARKLLDEIHFPLDLIVTRDRETLLREMAAAGVCDLRKGM
- a CDS encoding pyridoxal phosphate-dependent aminotransferase, with the translated sequence MINETMYARGAESSIIREIFSYGLERKAQIGAENVFDFSLGNPSVPAPAAVAESIKKALELPSDQLHGYTPAPGLPQCRAAVAESLNRRFGTSYEGKDVFMTVGAAASLTCALNAVTNPGDEVVVIAPYFPEYRVWIEKAGCTCVEALADEDTFQLSVDNVLKAISEKTAAVIIDSPNNPTGAVYTRDTLTRLANVLREANARRDPENPIMLISDEPYREIVYGAEVPWVPSIYENTVVCYSYSKSLSLPGERVGWILVPNTNPQAARLMPAVAGAARTLGFVCAPALFQRVIIDCIDEPSDIEAYARNRTALTDALADYGYTYVEPDGAFYLWVKALEPDANAFCERAKKYELLAVPSDSFGMPGWFRLGYCVSCETIINSLPAWKQLADEYR
- the ftsH gene encoding ATP-dependent zinc metalloprotease FtsH — its product is MPGGKKPTRTGWLYFLLACALLGYAFFNMGSGFANSSNTVKLATSEMVSAIKQDRVEDLTYTVQDGSVAGHYWKTKKDKGDTSELKSFSSTYVGSDSLAELMAEHPDTKYIVNTNDPDFWGDLAMSVLPTIALIAIMFYFMRQMMGANNRNMQFGKTNAKTNEATRPKVKFEDVAGVDEAVEELEEIRDFLSDPDRYRKLGAKIPRGVLLVGPPGTGKTLLAKAVAGEAGVPFFSISGSDFVEMFVGVGASRVRDLFKEAKSQAPSIIFIDEIDAVGRQRGAGLGGGHDEREQTLNQLLVEMDGFEESDSVILIAATNRPDILDPALLRPGRFDRQVTVDRPDVKGREQILRVHAENKPMDEDVKFEKLAQMTVGFTGADLANLLNESALLAARRHRSVISMDEVEESMERVIAGPQRKGRVMTEAERTTIAYHESGHALVGHILEHSDPVHKISIVSRGQALGYTLQLPQEDHFLKTKNEMLDELAVFLGGRVAEELMCDDITSGASNDLERATKMAREMVTRLGMSEELGTQVFGEAQHQVFLGRDYADHQDYSEETARRIDIEVQRIMREAHRRAVEILDARRDQLDLMAKVLLERETVEGDAVNALLDNEWDAYLEREGDILAAKEERNAKAAGMPTKKRAPRMSEEELAADAAAFAQAAMQEDAEVASETADDDCAVNAGADTDDDK
- the hpt gene encoding hypoxanthine phosphoribosyltransferase — translated: MASQHPDIEKVLFTQEDIEGIVSRLGEEITRDYAGKDLVLIAVLRGAVVFMGDLMRKIELPTNIDFMAVSSYGDGVKSSGIVRIIKDLDIDIRGRDVLIVEDILDSGLTLKYLMKNLESRKPASLEVAAFLWKDVEDRTSAITPKYVGTHCPDAFVVGYGLDYAERYRNLPYLGILKPEVYS
- the tilS gene encoding tRNA lysidine(34) synthetase TilS; this encodes MPTVSQHYGHHAVPGAVDETRTRQQAAPVVLMVSGGADSTALLLMACTSKLDIQDGRGVAPIARERLHVLHVNHHLRGKASDGDEAFVRELCAKYGLPLCVEHAYFDGESGNIEAAAREVRYAAARRYVRELCAQTGAPRTAARICTAHTSSDRAETFLMNAIKGSGPAGLSSIPHRRNIVVRPLLDLTHGELVGYLQVHGQPWREDESNEDISYLRNYVRHRVMPVVAQRNASVCKTIGAACEILGDEDAFLSQLSAQAFRSCLRKEAAGALVLDARRLAAAEVVIARRIVRLAIKRIDPDARPEMRHVERVLSCVAEGAGSVTLPAGIDARVEFGMLAFKAPVAREGLVADWVTVPGRLPLGGGRMLVAEPMAVEPGCDIVRRARELAAAGEVAALVDAAALGFADSDSERILAGSRGEIPAEARLARLWVDGPAPGDVMCPLGMSGRSKKVSDLLGEARIPVSERAGVPMVRTAPGGAVVWVAGVRADERFKCTAATRVAYLLRVVDAD
- a CDS encoding MBL fold metallo-hydrolase; amino-acid sequence: MSRLHLHILGSGSKGNCALIEGPQGLIMVDDGLSRRETLKRMAELGLSVDDVYALVVTHEHSDHIKGLEVWCKHWNGPVFSSRGTLTSKESLAHLPVEEFDPGDALSIAGVHIQTYSTSHDVVNPVGYRFDAQGDSIGFATDTGELSKHAIDTLKDCRILALESNHDVTMLRQGDYPRFLQERILSVKGHLSNDQAADAARALATDRTEQLIAMHISQDNNRPSLTVKSYASSLDATLDNELGSTATRVEGLHKLTIRPAGQYRPMTIQ